GGTGCACCTGCACTCCGACACCTCCGGCCTCACCGTCACCCGCGGCAAGCCCCGCGGCCCCGGCATGGTGGCGATGCTGGCCGCCGGCTACCTGGCCCCCGCGCTCCTCGGTCTGGTCGCGGCGCTCCTGCTCGCCGCCGGTCACAGCGTCGCCCTGCTCTGGCTGCTGGTCCTGCTCGCCGTGCTGCTCCTCGTGTGGGTCCGCAACGGCTACGGCTTCCTCGTCCTCCTCCTCGGCGGCGCGGCCGTCGCCCTCCTCACCTGGTACGCCGCCCCGCGCGTGCAGTCCGTCGCGGCGTACCTCGTCACCTGGCTGCTCCTCCTGGCCGCGCCACGACCCCTGCTCGAGCTCCTCGCCGCCGGCCGTCGCCGCGGCCGCACCTCCGACCCCGACCAGCTGGCCCGGCTCACCCGCGTCCCCGCCGTGCTGTGGATCCTGGTGCTGCTCCTCGCCAGCCTGGCCGGGCTCGTGGTCGGCGTCAGCACCCTGGCGCCCAGCGTCGTCTGAATCCCGGTCGAGCCGCGACCACAGGTCGATTAGGGTTCTTCCTCGTGCCCACAGGCAAGGTGAAGTGGTTCGACTCCGAGAAGGGGTTCGGGTTCCTGTCCCAGGAGGACGGCCCGGACGTCTACGTGCGCGCCGACGCGCTCCCGGAGGGCGTGACCACCGTCAAGGCGGGCACCCGCGTCGAGTTCGGGATCGCCCAGGGCCGCCGCGGCGACCAGGCGCTGCAGGTCCGCATCCTCGACAAGCCGGCGTCGGTCCAGCGCAACGTGGCCCACGCCCAGCGCCGCAAGCCCGACGAGATGGCGCCGATCGTCGAGGACCTGATCCGCCTCCTCGACGGCGTCGGCGAGTCCTACCGCCACGGCCGGCACCCCGACCGCACCACGGCCAAGCCCACGGCCAAGCTGCTCCGCGCGCTCGCGGACGAGCTCGACCTGTGAACCTGCGCGGACTCCGTCCGCGCTGACGGCGAGCCGTCTGGGCGCGCCGGACGCTCAGCTCCTGCGCTGCACCGGCAGCGGCTGGGTGTCGATGTCGGCCTGGGCCGCGCGGGCCTGGCGGGCCAGCCGCTGCTGGCGGCGGTGGCGCGGCGCGGTCGACAGCACGTACGCCGACCAGGCGGCCAGGGCGGCGAACGCGACGGTCAGCCCCAGCCGCGGCGGGTCGAGCGGGATCGCGATGCCCACGAAGCCGCCGAGCACCCAGGCCAGCTGGCAGGCGGTGTCGCTGCGGCCGAAGGCGCTGGCCTGGACGCGCACGGGGATGTCGCGCTGGATGGTGGCGTCGAGGCTGAACTTGGCCAGGGCCTGGGCCAGCCCGGCGACCAGGCCGAGCAGGGCCAGGGTCCACACGCTGTAGAACAGCGCGGCGACCAGCGCGGCCGCGGCGTCGCCGACCAGGGCGAGCACCACGGCCAGCGCGGGCGTGACCCGGCGCAGCATCGAGGCGGCCAGGGTGCCGAGCACGCGACCGAGGCCGGCTGCGCCGACCACGATGCCGATCATCACGCCGGCGCCGAAGGCGCTGTCGGGCCTGACGTCGGGGTCGCGCAGCAGGAAGGCCACGAACATCAGCAGGAAGCCGCTGAGGAACCACGGCCCGCAGTTGGCCCGCAGCGCGAAGGCCACCGGCCCGGGGATCCGGGTGCGCAGCCGCCCGCGCCGCGACGTGCTGCCCTCCTGGCCGCGCCAGGACATCTCGCCCTCGCCCTCGCTGGAGTCCACGGCGGCCGGCAGCCGGATCGCGCAGACCGTGGCGATGACGAACAGCAGCGTCGCGTAGCGCAGCGACCACTCCGGCCCGGCCAGCGAGGCCAGCCCGGCCAGCGGCGCCGACACCGAGGCGCCGACGATGCCGGACAGCGAGACCCGGCCGTTGGCCTTGACCAGGGTGAAGTCGCGCGGCAGCAGGCGGGGCACGGCGGCCGCCCGCGTCACGCCGTACGCCTTGGAGGAGACGAGCACGCCGAGCGCCGCGGCGAAGACCAGCGCGGAGCCGCTGCTGATCGACGAGGCCAGCGCCCAGCACAGGAAGGCCCGGACGGCCATGGTCGCGCCGACGGCCCAGCGCCGTCCGTGGGCGAACCGGTCCAGGAACGGCCCGATCAGCGGCGCCACGATGGCGAACGGCAGCATCGTCAGCCCGAGGAACAGCGCCACCTGGTCGCGCGCCTCGCCCGAGGGCACCTGGAAGAACAGCGAGCCGGCCAGCGAGATCGCCACCGCCGCGTCACCCGCGGTGTTGAACACGTGCATCTGGATCAGCCGGGACAGCCCGGACTCGCCGGCGCCCTCGGCCTCGGAGGCCCGGCGGGCCTGGTAGGCGGTGAAGCGCGTGGCCCGCGCGGTGCCCCGCCCGACCTTGCCCAGCCCGCGCGCCGTGGCGCGGGTGCCGGTGGCCAGCCCGCGGCCCACGCGGCGGGCGCGCTCGGCCGCCGACGGGGGAGTGGTGGGCGTCTGGCGCGGGTGCGGGTCGCGCCAGCGCTGGTCCTCCTCGTCCACAGGCCCATCCTGCCCGACCGGACCGACCACCGGCCCGACCTGACACGGCGCCCGCCGATCCGTCATGCTTGCCCGCTGTGAGCACCCTCGTCTCGACCCCCGCGCCCCGCGGCGCCAAGCTCGACGCCGCTCTGGCCGCGGCCGTCGACCTCGCCCGCGACGTGCTGGCCCTGGACGTGGAGCCCGGCGACGTCGGTGACCACCTCGGGGCGTACGCCGAGGGCGAGCGCGTCGTCACCCACTTGTTCGCGTGCACCCGCCCCGGGTACGTCGGCTGGCGCTGGTCGGTCACCGTGGCCCGCGCGCCGCGCCAGAAGAACGTCACCGTCGACGAGATCGTCCTGGTGCCCGGCGAGGAAGCGATCGTCGCCCCCGACTGGGTGCCCTACCGCGAGCGCATCCAGCCCGGCGACCTCTCGCCCGGCGACCTGCTGCCGGTCAGCGACGAGGACCCGCGCCTGGTTCCGACGTACTCCTTCGGCGACGACCCGCTCGACGCCGACGACAAGGCCCAGATCCGCGAGGTCGCCCAGGACCTCGGCCTCGGCCGGGTCCGCACCCTCTCCGTGGAGGGCCGCGACCTCGCCGCCCAGCGGTGGTACGACGGCGACGGCGGGCCCGACGCCCCCATCGCGCAGTCCGCGCCGCACCACTGCCACAGCTGCGGCTTCCTGGTGCGCATCGCGGGGCCGCTCGCGCAGACCTTCGGCGTCTGCGCCAACGGCGACGCCAACGACGACGGCCGGGCGGTCAGCTTCGACCACGGCTGCGGTGCGCACTCCGAGGTCCGGCTGGCCAAGAAGCACGAACCCCAGCCGCTGCCCGACCCCGTCTTCGACACCCTCACCGTCGACGAGGTCGAGTCCTTCTAGCCGAGCGGGCCCTCGACCGGGGCGCCGCCGGCCTCGGCCTCGCGCCGCTCGGTGCGCACGACCCGGCGCCGCCGGCAGTACTCCAGCCCGAACAGCCCCAGCCCGAACCCGGCCAGGCAGGTCCACAGCCACCAGGTCCGGCCGTCGTCCTCGAGCCGGCCGTAGAACGGCAGCAGCGCGACGAACGCGACCAGCCACGCCACGGTCCCGACCGTGACCGTGCGGACGCCGTCGACGTCCAGGGGCTCGACGTCGGCGACGATGTAGGTCCGGTTGCCGATCTCGTGCTGCATCGGCTGCTCGTCGCGCAGGTCCACGGGCCCAACCTAACGGCCCCGGCCCGACCGTGGTCGCGACACGTAACACAGGTGTGTTCCCCGCGACCCGCAGACGTGGTCTCATGCCGCCATGAGCACCCAGCAGACGGCCCCGGCGCGCCGGTCGGGCCTCGACGGCTACTTCAAGATCACCGAGCGCGGCTCGACCGTCGGCCGCGAGGTCCGAGGCGGGATCGTCACCTTCTTCACGATGGCCTACATCGTCGTCCTCAACCCGCTGATCCTCGGCTTCGCGGCCGACGTCGACGGCAACTTCCTGGGCGGCGGCTCGGGCGACGGCTCGAACCTGCCGGTCATCGCGGCCGGTACGGCGCTGGTGGCCGGCGTGATGACCATCCTCATGGGCGCGGTGGCCAACTACCCGCTGGCCCTGGCCACCGGCCTCGGGCTCAACGCGTTCGTGGCCGTCGGCGTGGCCAGCCAGATGACCTGGGCCGACGCCATGGGCCTGGTGGTCATCGAGGGCCTGATCATCCTGGTGCTGGTGCTCACCGGGTTCCGCTCGGCCGTCTTCCACGCCGTACCCGCCGCGCTCAAGGTGGCGATCTCGGTCGGCATCGGCCTGTTCATCGCGCTCATCGGCTTCGTGGACGCCGGCTTCGTGACCCGCATCCCCGACGTCGCCAACACCACCGTCCCGGTCCAGCTCGGCGGCTCGGGCAGCCTCACGGGCTGGCCGGTCGTGGTCTTCGCCTTCGGCGCGCTGCTGGTCATCGCCCTGTGGGTCCGCAAGGTCAAGGGCGCGATCCTCATCTCCATCGTCGCCACGACGGTGCTGGCGATCATCGTGGACGCGCTCGGCGCCGAGGACGGCTGGTCGCTCAACCAGCCCAAGCTGCCCGACGACGTCTTCAGCACGCCGCACTTCGACACCCTGGGCCACTTCTCGCTGCTGGGCTCCTGGGACCAGATCGGCGTGGTCTCGACCCTGCTGCTGATCTTCACGCTGATGCTCGCGGACTTCTTCGACACCATGGGCACGATGACCGCCATCGGCGCCGAGGCGGGCCTGCTCGACGAGGACGGCATCCCGCCCGGCACCGAGCGCATCCTGATCGTCGACTCCCTGGCCGCCGCGGCCGGCGGCGCCGCCGGCGTCTCGTCCAACACCTCCTACATCGAGTCCGCCTCGGGCGTGGGGGAGGGCGCGCGCACCGGGCTCGCCTCGATCGTCAC
This genomic window from Nocardioides anomalus contains:
- a CDS encoding M50 family metallopeptidase; translation: MLAQLWDRVTATQPVPDATFVLATGGLALVLVLWRATWPRVRLGVTVVHEAGHALVGVLVGRRLRAVHLHSDTSGLTVTRGKPRGPGMVAMLAAGYLAPALLGLVAALLLAAGHSVALLWLLVLLAVLLLVWVRNGYGFLVLLLGGAAVALLTWYAAPRVQSVAAYLVTWLLLLAAPRPLLELLAAGRRRGRTSDPDQLARLTRVPAVLWILVLLLASLAGLVVGVSTLAPSVV
- a CDS encoding cold-shock protein, whose translation is MPTGKVKWFDSEKGFGFLSQEDGPDVYVRADALPEGVTTVKAGTRVEFGIAQGRRGDQALQVRILDKPASVQRNVAHAQRRKPDEMAPIVEDLIRLLDGVGESYRHGRHPDRTTAKPTAKLLRALADELDL
- a CDS encoding MFS transporter; the encoded protein is MDEEDQRWRDPHPRQTPTTPPSAAERARRVGRGLATGTRATARGLGKVGRGTARATRFTAYQARRASEAEGAGESGLSRLIQMHVFNTAGDAAVAISLAGSLFFQVPSGEARDQVALFLGLTMLPFAIVAPLIGPFLDRFAHGRRWAVGATMAVRAFLCWALASSISSGSALVFAAALGVLVSSKAYGVTRAAAVPRLLPRDFTLVKANGRVSLSGIVGASVSAPLAGLASLAGPEWSLRYATLLFVIATVCAIRLPAAVDSSEGEGEMSWRGQEGSTSRRGRLRTRIPGPVAFALRANCGPWFLSGFLLMFVAFLLRDPDVRPDSAFGAGVMIGIVVGAAGLGRVLGTLAASMLRRVTPALAVVLALVGDAAAALVAALFYSVWTLALLGLVAGLAQALAKFSLDATIQRDIPVRVQASAFGRSDTACQLAWVLGGFVGIAIPLDPPRLGLTVAFAALAAWSAYVLSTAPRHRRQQRLARQARAAQADIDTQPLPVQRRS
- a CDS encoding DUF3027 domain-containing protein codes for the protein MSTLVSTPAPRGAKLDAALAAAVDLARDVLALDVEPGDVGDHLGAYAEGERVVTHLFACTRPGYVGWRWSVTVARAPRQKNVTVDEIVLVPGEEAIVAPDWVPYRERIQPGDLSPGDLLPVSDEDPRLVPTYSFGDDPLDADDKAQIREVAQDLGLGRVRTLSVEGRDLAAQRWYDGDGGPDAPIAQSAPHHCHSCGFLVRIAGPLAQTFGVCANGDANDDGRAVSFDHGCGAHSEVRLAKKHEPQPLPDPVFDTLTVDEVESF
- a CDS encoding DUF2530 domain-containing protein gives rise to the protein MDLRDEQPMQHEIGNRTYIVADVEPLDVDGVRTVTVGTVAWLVAFVALLPFYGRLEDDGRTWWLWTCLAGFGLGLFGLEYCRRRRVVRTERREAEAGGAPVEGPLG
- a CDS encoding NCS2 family permease, which codes for MSTQQTAPARRSGLDGYFKITERGSTVGREVRGGIVTFFTMAYIVVLNPLILGFAADVDGNFLGGGSGDGSNLPVIAAGTALVAGVMTILMGAVANYPLALATGLGLNAFVAVGVASQMTWADAMGLVVIEGLIILVLVLTGFRSAVFHAVPAALKVAISVGIGLFIALIGFVDAGFVTRIPDVANTTVPVQLGGSGSLTGWPVVVFAFGALLVIALWVRKVKGAILISIVATTVLAIIVDALGAEDGWSLNQPKLPDDVFSTPHFDTLGHFSLLGSWDQIGVVSTLLLIFTLMLADFFDTMGTMTAIGAEAGLLDEDGIPPGTERILIVDSLAAAAGGAAGVSSNTSYIESASGVGEGARTGLASIVTGVLFLLAILLTPLVAVIPSEAAVPALVLVGFLMMQQVREIDWTDLEIAIPAFLTIVLMPFTYSISVGIGAGFIAYVLIKLVVGKAAQVHPLLWVVAVAFVVYFAINPITDLLT